One genomic segment of Alosa sapidissima isolate fAloSap1 chromosome 13, fAloSap1.pri, whole genome shotgun sequence includes these proteins:
- the si:ch73-234b20.5 gene encoding vesicle-associated membrane protein 7 isoform X1, with protein MPVVYSCITRGPTILTDLALTGGHFKDQALSLIRPLTVGPLYRRSVLIDGFRYHVLSEDGITYICITEPSFESRHAHKFLDELQRTFVNSPLITRVAFAQPYEFSADFSQVLCKQMADFSAQPSSSPSKVSQVQDQVNDVKVILKDNINKVLERGERLDDLIDKTDDLQATADSFQKTSTRVARKYWWKNIKMMIIIGVIVVIIIVLIILLATGVIPS; from the exons ATGCCTGTTGTATACTCATGCATCACCAGAGGCCCCACCATTCTCACTGACCTGGCTCTTACAGGTGGACATTTTAAG GATCAAGCACTGAGTCTAATCCGACCACTTACAGTTGGACCTTTGTATAGAAGATCTGTCCTGATAGATGG cTTTAGGTATCATGTCCTGTCAGAGGATGGGATTACATACATCTGCATCACAGAACCAAGTTTTGAATCCAGGCACGCTCATAAATTCCTTGATGAG CTCCAGAGGACATTTGTGAACAGCCCTCTGATAACAAGAGTGGCCTTTGCCCAGCCATACGAATTCAGCGCTGACTTCAGTCAGGTGCTCTGTAAGCAAATG GCTGACTTCAGTGCCCAGCCATCATCTTCTCCAAGCAAAGTCAGTCAGGTGCAAGATCAAGTCAATGATGTCAAAGTTATCCTCAAAGACAACATCAACAAAGTcttggagaggggagagaggcttGATGATTTGATCGACAAGACTGATGATCTACAGGCAACT GCAGATTCATTTCAGAAAACATCAACACGGGTTGCACGAAAATACTGGTGGAAGAATATAAAGATGATGATCATCATTGGTGTCATTGTGGTGATCATCATTGTTCTCATCATCTTGCTGGCTACTGGTGTCATCCCCTCATAA
- the si:ch73-234b20.5 gene encoding vesicle-associated membrane protein 8 isoform X2 — MADFSAQPSSSPSKVSQVQDQVNDVKVILKDNINKVLERGERLDDLIDKTDDLQATADSFQKTSTRVARKYWWKNIKMMIIIGVIVVIIIVLIILLATGVIPS, encoded by the exons ATG GCTGACTTCAGTGCCCAGCCATCATCTTCTCCAAGCAAAGTCAGTCAGGTGCAAGATCAAGTCAATGATGTCAAAGTTATCCTCAAAGACAACATCAACAAAGTcttggagaggggagagaggcttGATGATTTGATCGACAAGACTGATGATCTACAGGCAACT GCAGATTCATTTCAGAAAACATCAACACGGGTTGCACGAAAATACTGGTGGAAGAATATAAAGATGATGATCATCATTGGTGTCATTGTGGTGATCATCATTGTTCTCATCATCTTGCTGGCTACTGGTGTCATCCCCTCATAA